GGTTAAGGGCATAGCGAGCATACCCGCCCCAATGGCGGTACCTGCAATGATGAAAACAGATCCAATGAATTTCGAGGTCATGATTTAGACTCCCAATACAATGATGATAAGGCCAAAGATCAACATTCCAAAGGAAAGAAGGGGAGATCCTTCTTTTAATTTCAGAAGAATGAGTGCGGGTGTGATCACAGCTAAAATGCTTAAGAAAATGGCGGCATATTTTAAGATTTCGATAAACCCTTCAGGGAAAAGTGCCCCTATAAAATAAGCCGGAGAAAAAGTAAGAACAGCCACAATTAAACGCGGCAAAGGCAGACGCTCAAGAATGAGATCAAAAAGCCCCATGCCTACGCCTAAAAATGAAGTTGCAATCGCTAAGAATGCAAATAAGCTACTAAGGAGCGCAATCATAGGGCTTTTGGTGATTCCTCCTAAAAATGCCATAAATATTCCCACATCTTCATTGGGAAGGCTTGAAAAACTCTGAGGTCCTGAAAGGGGCAAGACTCCCTCTGTGACCAAAAGCCAGAGAAAATAAATCACACAAGGAAGTAAACTTCCCCACAGCATAATGGATTTCAGTTTGGATTCATCGTTTCCGCAATAGTGAATGAGACTGGGGATTGAGGCATGAAATCCAAAGGAAGTGAAAAAGACAGGCAAAACCAAACTCCACGTGGAAAACGTTTGAGCGGGCTTAATGTCTAAATGAGAGAGACTTACATTTGGTATCAAAAGCCAAACCATTATAGCAAAAATGATCATCATCCCCATAAAAAGGATTCTATTTTTGCGATCCAACCAATGAGTCCCCAAAACCAGAGGAAGACCGAAGACCGCCAAAAATCCAATCCGAAGAAAATCTTGACTTACGTGTGGCAATTGAATCGCTAAAAGAGAGGATCCTCCCTCCATGTAGGCTGCTAAAAGTGCGTTTAAAAAAAGGATTAAAATGCCTGTTAAAAGATGCTTATAAGGCGCGCCAAAAATATCTCCTGCAATCCAGGCAATGCTTTGCCCGGGTGAGGTTTTAAGGCTGCATTTCACCATCATGAGGGCAGAGGTGTACATCAATCCCCACAAAAGAAAAAGAGCAAAGATGGACCCCAAAAACCCCAAGGGGGCTGCTGTTAGCGGCATGGCTAGCATCCCCGCACCAATAGTTGTTCCCGCCACAATAAAAGTAGCGCCAATTTGACGATTCATGTCAAAAATCCTTTAATTTCTGATTTAAAAAAAATAGCGATGAGGATGAGTCGAAAAAATGTTACGCCCGTGGGGCGTAAAAGAAAAAGAAATAAGAAAGGGTGTGCATTTTTTCCATGGACCCATTATGGACACAGCTGTTTTCTGTCGTCAAGAGCATTTTGAAGAATGTCCGAGTTCATATCAAATGAGACTCAAGAGGCCTCGAGAATATGAGAGTGAATATAGTGCAAAGGAGTGAGGCCTTTCAAGGCGCGATGAGGCCGATAAGAATTATACTTTGAGACAGCTTGAGAGAGCTCAAAGCGCATAGAAGCTATGGAATCAGCCAGGACTTTGTTTTGGTTGTAAAATTCCTCCCGGAATATACGATTTCCCCACTCAACGCCGCCGTTGTAAGTGGGCTTTTTGGGGGGCAAAACAATTAAGGGAATGCCCAGATCTTCACAGGCTTCCTCAAATTCCGCCATAAATTCAGATCCTTCATCAACTTGAATGGATTGAATTTTAAAGGGGGCCTGCTTTACAAACTCAAGCAAGAAGCGTTTGGCACTTGAGCTCTTGGCATGGGCATACACACTCGCATAGATAAATTTCGAGCCTCTTTCCCAAGCCTGGAAGTGCTTGAAACAGATACCATTTTTCGTCACCGTCATAGGGTCAATCTGAACCCGTTCACCAAGCCTCATCGTTTTATAATCCTTAAATGTCCAGGGCTTTGCATGGCTTTTAAATTGTCTTTTTCTTTTTGTTCTCAGGGCGGAGGGTGATTTTTGCACAAGCCCCTTGTTTTTGAGGGAGGTCAGGAGACGGCCGACGGTGCTTTCGCTCAGGATTTGCCCATGGTCTCGCTTGAGAATGATGGCGATTTTCTCTTTGCCATAGGTGGGATTTTCGCGGCGCACTCTCAAAACAAGCTGAAGTTCTGCCTCCCTCCAGCGCGGTTTGTTGAGATTTCGTGGCTTTTTTGAAGGTGGAGCCATCCCATTTTCAATATCACGCAGAATATTTTTGTGGCGATAATAAGTTGCGCGGGACATCCCGCAAATTTCTTGGCACGTGGAATCGCAAACGTTTTCAGATTTCAGCTTTTCCCAGAGCCTCACGCCGTCTTCATACCGTTTGCGATAGGCGTCAAAACAGTCTTGTGTGCGCGCATATGCATAAAGCCTATGCTTATTTTTATGTAATCCGTGGATCCTCATCCAGTCCTCCATCAATAGGTTTTTTACATTTCCTATTTTTGAGGCCTGGTTTGGGTATGGCAATGGAGATGAGAACTGGGTTGCAAAAATTGGAGAGTTAATCCGGCAGTAAAAAAGAGAGGCCCAAACTGGGCCTCTCTTTTTTGATATCACGTCAAGTGAGAAGTTGATTATTCTTTCCCAATAATCCGATTCACAAAAAGCATTGAGCACCCTAAAGTTAAAAGATTCAGTCCAACCAAAACACCTAAGGCAAAAACCGCACTGATCGGGAAATAAACAAACAGAATTGTTCCAAAAACAATGTTCGTAAAACCTGCAATCACAGACCAATACCATTTTGGAGAGGCCGTACGTTGGCGAAGACCCGCAACAAATTGAAGTCCGCCTTGTGCGAGAAAAAGAATAATAAGGAGATAAGTGATAGCAAAAAGACCCATCGTTGGGTTTCCGAGCATCACAATTCCCATCAAAAGATAGAGGATTCCAATACACAAACTGTAAAGATAATCAGCACGTTCTCGCGCTTCATAAGCGCCGAAAGCATGGAAAATACCACCTACGAGAAAAATAGATCCAAAAAAGGCTTCAAGGGTCACCGAACTATAGGCCGGATAAATCACTGAGAGCAATCCTAAAGCAATTAAAATAAAACCCGTCACGTTGGAAAGTGGTGAAGTTTGCATTGAAAAGTTCCTCCTGTTTTAATTTTTTATTAATATATCATAAAAATAGCCAACCTCACAATGGCATAAAAAAACCTTAAAATAAATCTAAAATTATGCTTTAATAAAACATAGAAAATTCCACATAAAATGGCTAATTATGTCGTTAACACTCAAAAGTCTCGCCATTATCGCAGGAGGGCTCATCCCTCAAAAATTCACATGCGATGGCGAGGACTTCTCCCCTCATCTTTCGTGGGAAGGGGCGCCTGCTGGAACGTCATCTTATGTACTCATTATGGATGATCCGGATGCGCCTGTGGGGACTTGGGATCATTGGATCCTTTTTAATATACCTCCCCACATTCAGTCACTTGAGGAAGGCGTTCAACATTTTCATCCCGATGTGAGGTTTGGACGCAACAGCTGGGGACGTCTTAAATATGGAGGCCCCTGCCCACCAGATAGAGAACATACCTATGTTTTTAAACTTTATGCTTTGGATACCGCCCTGCCCTTAGAATCGGGCGCCTCAAAAAAAGATATCGAATCGGATATGGACGGGCATATTCTTGAAATGGCAGCTTTAAAGGCGCGATATGATCGGCCGCGACGGTAGATCTCAGAAAATCTTTCGTTTTTCTAAGTCTTGATTTTCAAGACGGATTCTCCACCCTAACAAAGCCCCATTAATGGCAGAATAAACAAAGGCTATTTTCCAAACACAAAGAACAACCGGCAAAGATCCTGAGAAACAATCTCCTTGTTGTCGCAAGTCGCTCTCTCAGGGTTATATATCTCTTTGGCTT
This DNA window, taken from Candidatus Bealeia paramacronuclearis, encodes the following:
- a CDS encoding amino acid permease, whose amino-acid sequence is MNRQIGATFIVAGTTIGAGMLAMPLTAAPLGFLGSIFALFLLWGLMYTSALMMVKCSLKTSPGQSIAWIAGDIFGAPYKHLLTGILILFLNALLAAYMEGGSSLLAIQLPHVSQDFLRIGFLAVFGLPLVLGTHWLDRKNRILFMGMMIIFAIMVWLLIPNVSLSHLDIKPAQTFSTWSLVLPVFFTSFGFHASIPSLIHYCGNDESKLKSIMLWGSLLPCVIYFLWLLVTEGVLPLSGPQSFSSLPNEDVGIFMAFLGGITKSPMIALLSSLFAFLAIATSFLGVGMGLFDLILERLPLPRLIVAVLTFSPAYFIGALFPEGFIEILKYAAIFLSILAVITPALILLKLKEGSPLLSFGMLIFGLIIIVLGV
- a CDS encoding HdeD family acid-resistance protein, coding for MQTSPLSNVTGFILIALGLLSVIYPAYSSVTLEAFFGSIFLVGGIFHAFGAYEARERADYLYSLCIGILYLLMGIVMLGNPTMGLFAITYLLIILFLAQGGLQFVAGLRQRTASPKWYWSVIAGFTNIVFGTILFVYFPISAVFALGVLVGLNLLTLGCSMLFVNRIIGKE
- a CDS encoding YbhB/YbcL family Raf kinase inhibitor-like protein, which produces MSLTLKSLAIIAGGLIPQKFTCDGEDFSPHLSWEGAPAGTSSYVLIMDDPDAPVGTWDHWILFNIPPHIQSLEEGVQHFHPDVRFGRNSWGRLKYGGPCPPDREHTYVFKLYALDTALPLESGASKKDIESDMDGHILEMAALKARYDRPRR